The DNA segment cctgtttgttcctgaaaacccatttggtgtctATCGTGTGAATGTTAGAGGGTAGCTGtataaggacccaaacttattttctctcaaagttttctagttcctcatgcatggcattaaCCCAATTTGAATTAGAGAAAGCGTGTCCAATATCAtgaggctcaaaagaagcaacaaatgcaaaatCTGTAAAGTGATCATGATGAGCAattttggacctcgttacccacTCATTGAGATCACCGATCATTTGTTATGGGGAATGTTgacgctgaatgtgttgaggagcctcGCGCCATGAGACAATCTCCCCCTCAAATACAGCTGGTATAGGTTCGAAAGCAACTAAAGTGAAAGTAGAGGCTACAGGACCCTCTGTCAGTATAGAAGTAGAAGGAACCAACTTTGAAGCAGGTGACATgacaggaagtagtggatcatcctcatcatcactgaaAGTTGGAAGGTCACCATCCACAAAGATTCTTctgttcatctcttgatcacccacacactcaaagacagaactagcacacagagttgattcatcaaaagtcacatcacaagaTTCCATGATgttgttagtgtcaagattataaaccgtGTAACAATGACCATGAAGGGAATACCCCAACAAAATTCCatcggaagaacgcgactcgaacttgtcaagattgccatgctttaggataAAGCACTGACAACCAAagactctcaaatgtgaaacattcggcttcctcccaaaaagcaactcataagaagtcaaattcaagatcgagcgcaagaaaatctaatttgagatgtagcaagttgtgctaatagcctctacCTAGAacctcctaggagtcctatgctcatcaagtatcatcctagccatctcaaccaaagttctattcttcctctcaatcACGCCATTCTACTAAGAAATgcgtggggtagaaaattgatgatCATTgtcatgttcaaggcagaaagcatcaaagagatagttcttgaattcggtgccattatcactacaaattactttcaatgcactggggagttctttgaacaatatcaaagctaagctccaaaaatgtaaaaacacttcatccttactcacaagaaagaaaacccaagagtagcgagagtagtcATCACCTATGACAAGTGCATACCACTTACCACCCGCTGAACGAACCTGGAAatgaccaacagtgtccatatgtgGAAGTTCTCtcagtcgttcagtcatcaccagattaactagtGGGTGAGGAGCAGCAACCATCTTGTCATGCCGATATGGAGCGCAAACAatgttcttctcaaacttgagcttgtgCAATCAAGCCTAGGCCACTCAAGCGAGTAAGCAATTCAAAGCTCATATGACCTAGTTTCCtataccacatccaaagctcagaagaaggttgagcaagtaaatactgagaagaaccaaaagactcagaaaaatcagcttcaaaaactctcccaactctggaaatacgacaaatcaaagcgccagaagaatcaagaacacgagaagtattatgtttaaaacacacttccaagtcctcatccaacaactgagatacagagataAAGTTGTATCCCAAATGCtctaccaaagccacatctttgagagtaaaactctcgttcacctttaccatacctttggctttcatcCTTCCTTTTTGATCATCCTCGAAAGTAATGTACTCATGTCTcttcatcggggtgaggctggagaaccatgatgaatcttcgATCATGTGATGCGAACAACCaaagtcgatgagccacttgttctctaggtcTCCACCTGCCACcaacatatgagaagaatagaatgtggatggctcagtactggggttagtaaaAAATCACCtgggaatctagtactgggtcCACCTTGAAGAAGCAAACGCATGTGTAAGCAAAACAACACTAGTGCGCTGGGGGTAATCACAACGAAGAAGAAAGCATGGTCTGCCAAAGCGTTgggactcaaaacctcttacacgtgaaccaaaaccaaatgAATTATGGTAAGATCCATATCGGGCATCACCTCTAGGAGGGAACTAAAGAGCGTCAAAGACTCatgagcgagagagagaaaaagactcatgtacaccaaaaggtGGGCAGTATATGTGCTGGgcactccactcccactcacactgctcatctctcctacggcaaaaacaaaacccaaccaagtgactctctctctctgcagtaggtgcagtgatggtgtctctcaaGAACTCGACTGCTGGTTACTCTGGGCTCTCTCACAAAGGCTCTCACCTTAGGttatggagctctcttgggttgtcgtgtgggtttcttcttaaTGAGCTGTGGTGTGGGTTCTTTCTCGATAGGAGGTGGTGTGGCCTTAATGTTGGATTTATCGGCTTCCAGGGTAGTAGGTGTGAtaaacacagtcttactctctccATTGTaaaccaccctctcaaaactcaACCCAAAAGCCAAACCCGCCTTGTTAGCACACCTAGGTCTTGGCcatgatcaaattcatttttctcttgcCCTCTAAGaatttctccactagagaaaggagctATTCATTCTCAGTCAAGagtttttgaacttgccctctaatccagctgagcttgtcctgaAAGACTATGCAGGTGGAACGTTTGGTTGCACATCCTTCGAACACCCAGCACTCTCAAATTTAGATTCTAGCTCCTTAAGACGCttatctttcagttcaacatcctttgcaagtaaagggcaattcttgcaagcacctaagagagtagacatAAACTCTTCCTCGAGAAGCTTCTTCTCGGTACTATCAAGTtgactggtgacttgagcaaGCACATTCCGAAGCTCAgaaagttcagccatgacaatcaaacaactctcacactcctcaacataaggtctagacctaagcaatgcaagttcagtagacacagactcatacttagaccTAAGATTCTTCAACTCACGCATAGCTTTTTTAAGTAACCTATACTAGCTAACAAGAGCGTCATTTAACGTATCAACTTGGATGCatagctggtcgtaggaaggtaaaACCTCGGAGGAATCAAACTCAATGTCGCTGCTGTTGTCGTGCTCGTCAActatgaagcagaggccggtgaaattcttggccttcttcttgttcttagcttgcagttcctcctcctccgagctctcctcctcgcttgaagaggtaTCAATGTCACTGAGAGCTGCCACAAATGCCCTAGAAACCGCCTTGGcaaccttcttggccatcttatcgcGGTTTTTCTTAAAGAATGgcgtcttgttcttctttttgtgcttgttgtagtcgtggtcgctgccccccccccccctcttcttAGGCTTAaggcagtccgccttgaagtatgtggtatcaccacactcaaagcaggctcGAGATCCACCCTTTTCTGGTCTCAGCGGTTGTTGTAGAAacaggtgaacttcttcacaatgagagcCAGATCCACCTGCTCCGCTATGATAGAAACGagggaagacaaagcaaatccactagaTAAAGTGTTTACACAAGAAACACCACCTCCAAACTAGTTGTCACTACTAGGTCcagaaaccaacaccatgtttcGAGACAGGGGGTTTCAAAGACCAATCCAAGCGGCCTTGGCTATCTTGGTGAACTTGAGCTTACTGAAGAATTCATCGCAAGTTAACGCgtcataacttggtgactcttcaatgctcgagatcttcacttcctatatactacgatcaagagcatagagaagcttgatcgcccttTCATGATCAGAATAGAGCAAAACACctgtggatctaaggttgccaACAATTTCATCAAAACGAGCAAATATAGCATTCAAATATTCACCAGacccttgcacaaacatttggtattcttagTTATATGTGCTTTGACGCCTAGCCTTGATTTAGTTTGTGCCCTCATAGAAGACACTGAGGGTGGACCAAATCTCACGAGCAGTACGAAGGTGCTGttggaccctgtcaaactcattccgacttaggctagtgaacaaaatatttctggtctTGTTGTTATCTTCATACTAtacgatttgaacctgagtcgtgcgagtaGCAGGAATATCATAATTAGAATCAACTATttctcatattgcacttccttggcttaagagataagacTCTATGCGCACCTTCTAGTACGAAAAGTCTCGACTATCGAAAACtagaatcttcccacttctctccatgtcgtcTACGAATCACAAAGCCGATTAAGGTCAATGAGGCGgttttgataccaattgtaggattaagagtgacgactagagggagggtgaataggtgtctcaacaaatttcttagtTCCTATGAAGAAAACCAAGTAAGACCATGGCTCTCATAGATTATATATGAATTTTAGGTTCCATAGAGCACAAATCCACAGATCATCGCCACAAAAGCAAGCAACTTGGCAAGAAACACAATAGACCAAAGAAGATGGTCACCGGAAGAAACAACTCTCcgagttgatggtctagaggcaaggggatTCAAGGCCCACTCgtatacatgagtatgtgaatgtttatgcctctagcaacaagaagaataacctcCCAAAGTGGAAAACTCGTagctcaaaagaaaaaatgaaaatcaacaagaaaatagaaaaacttgcaTCAAAAGCAAGGGAACCAAAAGAAGaatgctagaaggagatgaatacaaactcatatgaaaaattaaatttcatTAAACACATAGGTCAGCCCTATTGTcagtagattaaaaaaaaatctctcacaaaagctctagcttattacatagactaagcataTCCTCTACTCTCATCCAAAACCTATCTCTAGACTCTCAAATGACTGGCTCAAGACTCCTCTATAgctctatccctctatttataggtctagaaaggTACCTTAGCctttaaattttcttgttcctaaGATAACCCACACTtacaatggcctcctacctaccaccaggtCATTTTGGTCTTTTTctgctccatccatcgaacgaccatgacaccttcacaacttagcttcgtctcgacgctaGCTTCacaatgatgccacgtgcactccatccctccacggttttgagaccaaaccatgAAACTATCTCACACGCTTCTGAAAGTGTGACCCActgctgcttgctttgaccccaagcaagcatcccgatgtcgacacgcatactccgtcttgtgatcttgatcgcCGGCAACTCTCCCGCTCTTGGTCCCTTGAGTCGACTTGTCACTTACatcggtatccccttcgcttgactttgtcaccaCATCATCTCCATCCTTCTTTCCaggctttgcttgacctctatgtacacaactaggatcactcttgactccgctCGACCTCCTTAATCATCCGGCACTAAACTCCACGCTTGGCCCTAATTATCCCgtcgtcgaccaccaagttgcatccatcacccgCACAACATTAGGCAAACAAACATGTTTTTCCAAATCCATTCTGCATCAGACCCcattctgcaacctctctgataAATGATCCAGTGTACCTTCCGGTGTTCACTCTGctcatcgccggactatccagtgtgcaTCTTCTCTCTAGCATCAAAAACAAACTTATCTCGAAAACTGTCCGATGCGTACTGAACTCCATCGCTGGACCATTCGGCAGATTGACCTTCATTTTCCTTCATGAactgaaatgctccggtgctcatACTTAtcacacaccggactatccggtgagatgaaaaatccttataccagactatctggtgagtgtaAACTTTCTGCACCCGAGACTAAAACTCCAACTCCAGCTTTAGTTAGCATAAACATAATCACACACAAACATATTCATGCCAATTAAAATCAACTCAAATCTAATATTATTAATAACTCATCACAATCAAACCAAAATACTTATCCATTTGATTTCCCAAACAACAGCTTACCATTCGCGGCAGAACTTCATGGCTTTCTTGCTTGCTGCTGCTCCCCGTAGTTTCAAGTTCTGCAGCTCATCGTTTGCTTAAGTGAAAGAAACTTAAGAGCATGACTGCTCTCAGGATCCACAACAGAAGGCACCGGAGAAATTCAAAGGAAACAGGAAACCAAGAAaattgtcctcatcatcatatcCTTTGTTTGTTAAATGAACCACAGGGAAATTTACCCCAGTGGTCCTAATTGTCTCCCTTCTGAAGTTACTGAAACGGCTTATGCCTGAATGTGCTTCAAACATACAATCAGTTCATGCTACTATGGGCAGGTCTCTTGgatgaaaatttcaaaaatcgtGTCCTTCTGACTGTTTGCATCAATGGGATCCTTTTGCCTGGCTGATCAACACCTCACTCTCTCCACCGGTAGCCGCAGCTCGGGTTGCAGCAGACGAAGAAGAGCGTCATCCCTTCCTCCCCCCTCGCGGTGGCCTGCAGAAGAACCACGGTGAGGTCTTGTTGGTCAGAAGTTTGTCATGGCTtctgaagaagatgagctcTGAAGTAAGTTCGTCATGTTCTCTGAAGAATTAGATGACCTGGAAGAAGACGGCCTCGCCGTGGCCACAGACGGCGCAGCGCACAGACTTGGTGCGGGGCAGCGTCGGGTCGCCGGCGACGTCCTGGAGCACCTGGGTGAACTCCCCGGCGCTGTGGTGCACCACGTTCCGGTACACGCAGTTGTTGTCTGCAACCTCCTGCAGTTTTCAGAGCATTTCAGTTGCTACCACAGACTCACATCAGAGCTAGCTGTACAAGGTGAAAAAGAAAAGTTTGTTCTGCGTCGATCACAAAGTAACACCCTGACTATCGGAAGAACTGGATGTTCTCTGATCTTCTAAGTAACTTAAATTCACCTACAAACACATATTATGTTCATTTCAATTTGCAGGCAGAAGTGTACTCCTAAATGTATCCACAAACCACATGTGGCGCATAATTACTCGGTAGAAGACAGAGACTCTGTTCTACTGAATTATCCATGCTAATCTTGTTCACATGTTTCATCCATGGCTGCTGCCCATCTCATCTTGTTCTAAAGATCTGAATCCAAGAGCAAGCTCAAGTGGATGAATTGACGAGATCTTGGGTGTATGGAGAGTACGAGTAGTAGAGGAAAGAAGAACCTGGTGGTCACAGTTCCTGCAGGCATAGAGGAGCACCTTCTGGTCCCTGTCCTCCTTGGGGTACAGTATGTTGTTGCTGCCAAGAAAGAGATGGAATGAACCTGTTACTACTGAAACCTCATTCCCAGCTGAACAAGGACATGAGCAGGCAGATAGATGCACACAACATATTATCAGCTTACCATTCACGGCAAAACTTCATGGTACTCATGGCTGCTGCTTGCTGCTTGCGAGAGctgacctgacctgacctgTCTGCTCAGCTCTGTTGACCccagcctgcctgcctgcctacTTCAGATCTTGTTCTTGGTGGTGGTTTCCAGTGGTGGAGCTGAATCCTATTCCTTCTGCAAGAAAGGGCTGATGATTGGGAATGGATGCTGTTCCGAGTGCAGCTATGGTCGCCAAGAAGGCGAGTCAAGAAGTAGCCATTTTAGAAATGCACGCCAAAGGATATTCTTTTTCCGATGCAAGTTGTAGCTACTTTTGTATATTTCTGCTGCTGTGTGATGCTGCCTGTCTGTGGGGACACATGAGACTATGAGAGAGAAAGCTTCCGGGGATGTAATAACAGTCTGTACCAATCCAAGACTGCGCAAACAGTGCTGCTTTAGTGTCTCAGGCTTTCAGCAATTTAAAGCATCACTGCTGGTATTGCGGATCTGACCAATCTTATGTACCAATCGTACGTATAATCAGCTGACGTACGGCTTGACATTGCTCATCAGGTAGCGTGATCTGGGCGTGTTTGGTTCAGACAAGCTTCTTAGAGCTGCTATCATATGATCTGACTGAATGAAAATAGTTTGAATATagttatatttgtttaaaaaGTTTATTTAGTTGATTGTATTTACGTTGAGTTGAGTTTATATTTGGTTGACTGGATATGAGATCGTATGAACTGatgtaaaaattaaaattatgattaattaaATTGAAATTGTGATTAATTACTTGTATAGATATAATTTTATGACACTAATAATAAACCTACCTGTATAAACAGATACATAAGCCTGCATCTATCAGACCAAACtgaagatatatatatttatatctattaaACGAGATTAGAACAATAGATACAAACAACTAAATATATTTCACTCTAATATTAAACACATCTACAGAGCAAGACGAAGCAAATCAAATTCTAGGAACCAAACACTGCTATTCAGCATCTTGCTAGGCTGAGCTGTGACTTTCTTCGGCAGCTCCTGGCACCTATCTGTTGTTTCTAGCTTCTTGTACTACCGTATGTCCATATCTATCGGACCCTAGAGTTTTTCACTCTTGCAGGCTACAACATTGGAAACCCTCCGGTCCAGGCAATGGAGCAATGGAAAAGAATCAACTTTCAGGCTGTCCAAAGGAGACATGGAGGCGCGTGAAATTGGAATGATCTAGATTTTGGAGAGTTTGGAACACAAGTATAAGCAGTAAGGCGGTAATTTTCTTGCGGGTTTGTGTGAGAGCAGTTTAAATCGTATTTGGTTTAATGGAACATGCCGATCAGCTATCAAaatgagagctagcacatgcTTGACATCCAACGTACCACATGTTAATCCACATCTAAACCGCATATCGTAACAACCATTCAATTAAAAAAGTGTAATTCTGGTATTCTGGTACATACTTGTCAGGATCCTACATGTACAATTACAATATATTTATCATAATAAGGTACTACAAGTTATATTACAATACGGTATATTACAATACGGTTCGACGTAAATTATCAAAGTAAAAGGTTATGCCAAGTTATCAATAAACTTGACCCGAACAAGAACTAGAGGCTATAGCAAGTTCATTCTAAGTACATGGATCATCTACTATGCAGAGGAAAATGTGTATAACAAAACGACAAAAAAAGCCAATGATGCTTTTTCCCTTAAGCATCACCAGAATTAGTCTCGTGTCGCTTAGCTTTACTCTTGCTCATCATCAACATCGGTGGGGTAAAAGTAGCCAAATACTAGCTTGTCCTCACTTGCAACAAAAACTCAATAATAGCACAGTGAGTACGAAGgaactcgcaagacttacacatatgggtatatatattcccgactcgaAGAAAAATGCATTTAGACGGTGTAACACCCTACCTCCAACTGAGCCTAAATATctaaaaataggaaattttaGCAGCATTTCCTCTGAAGagcggtataactgaccaccAGAAACCAATCTCAGGCAGTCATAACAGATATAACCAACATATAAATaaccttcacgacgctaccagcgtctcaCCACAACATATACCAAAACAATCGTCAACCCATCAACAAAGCTCAACTCAATCACCGGGTGACTATCGGCTTTGTGGTGAGGGAGTGCGTGCAACTACCCAGATCCAACCCCAATGCACGTCAGcaactaaacatacctgtaaaagatttaacaggggggtgagacaagctcagcaagtaacagctatgtatataaacacatctcactttATCTTGAAAGTATTTGGAAATACACATCCTTATCACATCAACAAGCCAAAAACTCATGGTTTTTAAAGAGATTTTTACTTTCAGAATATTTGTCGAGGAAACGTCAAACTCCAACCCGTTCTTTCACCCAAAAATGGCATTCAAATCCccagaattctgtattctccaaaaaaatcataaagagagatgtatgaatgccatgatgcaacttcATTTGAGAGttggacgatgccaacatctcatgcaactccatgtaccggtacgaatcacgcacgatggcagtgatcggcctttatcaccatatgaagtgcataaatgcatatgtatgcatgtgaattgacgtcaattctttatttctttttgaatagctcaagatgaaaaccacaactgattcatgaaaACAAACTGATTTCATGAAGATAAAGGTACAGTCCAGATTAATAAGGAAAGCattgatttaaataatcaaaAGCAACGACATCCATAGTTTAAATGGATTTGAACATAAAACCATATATTTCAAATTTctgtttgcaaaagaagtaagacatgaatataaacatagcatagAACCACACCCCCAAGTTACTTGCCTTTCACCAAAAGCGACGAATCAAAAGCAAAGTCACGGCCGTCCAGAAGAGGTACCACCTGAACAGGTATGTTATTAGCACTAAAGTACATTTGAAGCACATAAAAAATGAAGCGTCAACCCTACGTCGGAAAACGTCGCGTCTACGCCGACATTTCGGACAACTGAACAGAGAGCTGTATcgcatgaaatgatacactatttccaattcagggTTGAACTAAAAACCTCATTACTTAGATTTCACTTCGAATAACTGAATACTGCAACTCGGACGTCGTATCTTCGAGTCAACCACGATTATCAAAATGAATCGATCTttaatcacatgaaatgatacgacacgaaTTAACTGATTGATTAATCCAACCACGAACGTCTagaaattaccgagaattcGCCTTCGAAAgtttgacgacgaatccgacgaaattccaaaatttccaactttttccctctttttcctctttttttttcttcttttttttccttttcttcttctttttttttccttttttttccttcttcttcttcctttctctttcttcctttttcctttcttctctttcttccttctcttttcttcctGGATTCTCTGCTCTGCCTGGCGCTGGCCGCTTCGGCCGGCTGGGCTCTGGCCGCCCGACagaacagagggagagagggaggcgccggcggcggggtcggcggtggccggcggcagcgacggcggccggcgggctGCGGCGGCAGGGGCGCGCTCAGCAGCGGCAGCGGCCGGCGCGGTGGttggcggctgcggcggcgagcTGCGACGACagggggcggcggccggcggcaggAGAACGGCGGCGACCGGCTCAGCGGCGAGCAGGGGCGGTGCGGCGACGGGCGCGGAAGCTCGGCGgcgcgggagagagagagagagttcgcgagagagagagacgggtgaagagtctggatggatcgggttgaggaccgatccatccagcacttatcccctcttttttttttcaaaacaacgaacggtctagatttattgggctcgctacgggtccCAGAGTGCCCGGAAcagacatatgaatagcaaaatgggttcatctcgacgagatgaacgcaaccacggtctctgATCGTCGATACGAGCctcggatcaaaaagtcaaatttggtcaactctctcttcttcttttttccaaaaaaaacagTATTACAGACGGTGACAAGGAAACTAAGCCATAAGCTAACATATTTGTTGAAATGTTATTTTACTCATCTTTATATGTAAACACCTAACTATGAAGACTTCGGCGACTCGAACTGACATGACCCTAATTTCCAAAATTCTACCCATAACGGTAAAGAGTAACCTTAAACCAATGATCAACTCAAAGGTATCACGTCAACATTCCCTCTCATACTCATCTCCGATGAGCATGACCATCatctcaagatcatcatgtgACTCTAAGATAAGTGTCAGGACACcaaatatgctcataaccgagagcgcagcaATTAGAATTGTTCTTATACCCTGTAGGGGTAACTTTATCCACATGACACGAGTTTATCTTCTCGGCCCTCGTGCCTGCACGGGGCCAAACTTGAGGACCCATAGATGTAGTACATGGCTAAGTTGAATCTCGGGTCTAAACTAATGGGGGACCGGTTGAAGCTCGGGAACGATAGAGGAAACAGTTGGGGAAGTCTCACCTCGGCGTGGGAAAACTTTTTAGGGGTTGTTTAACTCCGGAAAATCTTCGACGAAGATTGGGCTTTCGGATGGTGGTTGGCCTTGAGGTGAAAGAAATCTCGTGAAAGCATCTCTAGTGAAGAAATCGACGGGGaagagctcgaggaagccttcGGGAAGTTCGGAGAAGTCTTCTCCATTGATCTTCGGCCATCATGGTGGTCGAGGTGGTCGTCTTGTTCTCTTCCTCGGTTTGGTGAAGGAAGAagtgagtgagggagtgagagtTGGTCGATGAGCTTTAAATGGTGCCTCTGAGTTTTGGCAGTTAGACTGCAACTAGCACCAATCAAACCGCGGGTAGAACCCACGTGCTGAAAGTCTTCGTTTTTTCGTTTCTTCCTATTCTTTTTCTTATCCTTCTTAAATGGCTTTAGAACTTTCTATCATTTCTAAATAATTTTcacttataaatatatatggtgggaacgtgcattgatcaattacgtattgtttccaaaatatttttaaatatttaaaaaaatcaaaatacataaaacaGAATGTTATGATACATATGCATGCTTGATACCTAGATTAGAGTTTTTAGGTGTGACATCGTCGATCTTCGGTCGTAGTGGTGGTTGAGGTGGTGCTATCGATTAGTTTAAGGGAAAAGACTATTTGTTCTTCGTACCTATCATTTACATTTACAAAAAGAACTGActgattttgaaaaaaaaatgcatcataTATTTAGAAGATGCCTCGTAGTTGGCGAGCTCGCGgtaggagggagagagaaacgaGGAGATGATccttattaaaaaataaaaaacgagGAGATAATGTGAAAGTAAAGGAGATAGATGAtccttattaaaaaaataaaaagagagagatgagtATGAGCTCGTGATAGAAAGCTCGTAGACGAAGATGTCTACTGCGCGTGATGACTCACCTAAACAGTTAAAtattaaaacctattttcagtTTATTAGATGCACACCCATAATTCTTTAAATATGCGTTAACTGAATAACAATCTTAAACctgttttcttaaaaaccctcttaaattttgtttttgttaaAATTGATCTTTATTTTGGCACAGTTCCTAAATTTCATGCACCGAAATTTAGAAAGTGTGATGAGGCAACGAAGGTCGATGGCTGCCGACgggggttagggttaggggttCTAGGATTTCGGAATTTCAGTGTCCTCCATAGCTTTTGGACTTAGAAGAGTTTCAGGGAAGGAATGATGGCCtagcggaggaggtggacgcgAAGCGACAAGACGACGGAGGGTGGCTGCTGGGGCGGCGGCATCTTGGCACGCCAGATTAGCACAGCGGAGGCTGCGAGAGTAGATCCAGTAATGTTCTCTCCGCCGGAGATGGCTGGAAGCAAGCGGGGTGGGGAACGCGGTGAGGTGGGGCGGGGCGCAACAAGGCAGGAGGGGAGGTTGATAATATTTGTGAGCCATTAAATGCCCATTCAATGACTCATAATTTTcgcttaattttttttcaaaaccaacCTTCTGAAATTTAGCATCCGTCTTATTTTGAAAGATGTAAATAACCACTTAACCtcattttcttaaaaaaatcctCTTAAAACTTGTTTGGTCAAAACTGATCTTTATTTTGGAAGATCTAAACAACCACCAAAATAGTTTCATAGCCCTCTGCACCTGTAAATACCAGGTTACGGTTCCTCTTTCGCACAAATACATCAGGTAAAATCACACGTACATGTACACGTACGGCATACAAATATTGCCAAACGGGGATgtggaatttttagatttttggtttttttcaaaaactttttctacatATGTGGAAACtatattaaaaatagttttttcgGTGTCATGAT comes from the Phragmites australis chromosome 22, lpPhrAust1.1, whole genome shotgun sequence genome and includes:
- the LOC133904794 gene encoding DNA-directed RNA polymerases II, IV and V subunit 9B-like, with product MSTMKFCRECNNILYPKEDRDQKVLLYACRNCDHQEVADNNCVYRNVVHHSAGEFTQVLQDVAGDPTLPRTKSVRCAVCGHGEAVFFQATARGEEGMTLFFVCCNPSCGYRWRE